A stretch of Myceligenerans xiligouense DNA encodes these proteins:
- a CDS encoding glycoside hydrolase family 2 protein — protein sequence MTAPGSTIELPDFELVGLLPGEGDPAVLADHESGEWCRAVVPGGVHESLIEEGRIDHPFFGADERKDAWIDEREWWYRTRFPRPVTAPGQRTTLVFDGLDTVAEIWLNGRRLGRHSNQFRPAEFDVSDELADANVLLVRFSPPLAGREIPPSVQRTITRISEVMGRPEAATESGVGLSGLLPRATSLRKASFSWGWDFGPKLPSIGIWRGVRLRLERGAAITGHHVGVTALAADHSSATVAVRVDVDAFDATRCSVRVVLVSPSGRRFEATAPVRERSAGVELRIDDPELWWTHDLGQQNLHDVRIELSDATGVLDGVDDTVGLRTIVLDRQEDDVEGGRLFRFVLNGEPLFVRGAAWLPASVFVGSVSAETHRDRVLRAREGNLTMLRVWGGGVYEHDSFYAACDELGVLVWQDFMFACTDYPSGSARFVSEVRAEAEYQVSRLRNRACLALWAGNNEIEVLHLIAWGEVEPGDWGWSIFHELLPQTVAELDGLVPYWPGSPWGEGDALGINGESDGDRHDWEVWHGLTIPGLSTGEPSYPTVGDSRHYRRYADDSGKFISEFGIHASPELATLERWMPGVEIHDEVFDLHNKDNPKNKGDELLSVTTGIPTTLREYIDLTQAVQAEGMSFAVEHFRRRQPHTSGALVWQFNDVWPGLTWSLIDVDGVPKSAYYALARASAPVAASFRVADGQLELWLANNTREEIETELDIEVGRFDGAERKTERIAARVRAASSAMLWSTTAPDDGAHYAWVSSPDGLFPDARKHFAELGELALGDSEVIVEATASELTIISVGYSYSVRIEQPVPGIRLSDNCFDLRDGDRRTITVSGVDASTLRVTATRPRASAGEEALS from the coding sequence ATGACAGCACCGGGTTCCACCATCGAGCTGCCCGACTTCGAGCTCGTCGGGCTCCTGCCGGGCGAAGGAGACCCTGCCGTCCTCGCCGACCACGAATCGGGCGAGTGGTGCCGCGCGGTCGTTCCAGGCGGCGTGCACGAGTCCTTGATCGAGGAGGGAAGGATCGACCACCCGTTCTTCGGCGCCGACGAGCGCAAGGACGCGTGGATCGACGAGCGCGAGTGGTGGTACCGCACCCGGTTTCCCCGGCCCGTCACGGCGCCGGGGCAGCGGACGACGCTGGTCTTCGACGGCCTGGACACGGTCGCGGAGATCTGGCTGAACGGCAGACGGCTGGGACGCCACTCGAACCAGTTCCGACCGGCCGAGTTCGACGTGTCGGACGAGCTCGCCGACGCCAACGTGCTTCTGGTCAGGTTCTCCCCGCCGCTGGCCGGCCGGGAGATCCCGCCGAGCGTGCAGCGCACGATCACCCGCATCTCCGAGGTGATGGGCAGGCCGGAGGCCGCCACCGAGTCCGGTGTCGGCCTGAGCGGGCTGCTGCCCCGGGCGACAAGCCTGCGGAAGGCCTCCTTCTCCTGGGGCTGGGACTTCGGGCCCAAGCTCCCGTCCATCGGGATCTGGCGCGGTGTGCGTCTGCGTCTCGAGCGGGGTGCCGCGATCACCGGGCACCACGTGGGCGTGACCGCCCTCGCGGCCGACCACTCCTCCGCGACCGTCGCCGTGCGTGTGGATGTGGACGCGTTCGACGCGACCAGGTGCTCGGTGCGGGTCGTCCTCGTCTCGCCCTCCGGTCGGCGGTTCGAGGCGACGGCTCCGGTCAGGGAGCGGTCCGCCGGCGTAGAGCTGAGGATCGACGATCCTGAACTGTGGTGGACCCATGACCTCGGACAGCAGAACCTCCACGACGTGCGGATCGAGCTGAGCGACGCGACCGGGGTGCTGGACGGCGTCGACGACACCGTGGGGCTACGGACGATCGTCCTGGACCGCCAGGAGGACGACGTGGAAGGGGGGCGCCTGTTCCGTTTCGTGCTCAACGGCGAGCCGCTCTTCGTGCGTGGTGCCGCGTGGCTTCCCGCCAGCGTCTTCGTGGGGTCCGTCTCGGCCGAGACGCACCGCGACCGCGTGCTGCGGGCCAGGGAGGGCAATCTCACGATGCTGCGCGTGTGGGGCGGCGGGGTCTACGAGCACGACTCGTTCTACGCGGCCTGCGACGAGCTCGGGGTCCTCGTCTGGCAGGACTTCATGTTCGCCTGCACGGACTACCCCAGCGGATCCGCGCGATTCGTCAGCGAGGTGAGGGCGGAGGCGGAGTATCAGGTTTCCCGGCTGCGGAACCGGGCGTGCCTGGCGCTCTGGGCCGGCAACAACGAGATCGAGGTGCTCCACCTCATCGCCTGGGGGGAGGTGGAGCCGGGGGACTGGGGCTGGTCGATCTTCCACGAGCTGCTGCCGCAGACGGTTGCGGAGCTGGACGGTCTCGTGCCGTACTGGCCGGGCAGCCCCTGGGGCGAAGGGGACGCGCTCGGTATCAACGGCGAGTCCGACGGGGACCGCCACGACTGGGAGGTCTGGCACGGGCTCACCATTCCCGGTCTGTCCACCGGTGAGCCGAGCTATCCCACGGTGGGCGACTCGCGGCACTACCGGCGCTACGCCGACGACTCGGGCAAGTTCATCAGCGAGTTCGGCATCCACGCCTCCCCCGAGCTCGCGACGCTCGAACGGTGGATGCCCGGTGTCGAGATCCACGACGAGGTCTTCGACCTCCACAACAAGGACAACCCCAAGAACAAGGGCGACGAGCTGCTGTCCGTCACCACGGGCATCCCGACGACTCTGCGCGAGTACATCGACCTCACCCAGGCGGTCCAGGCCGAGGGCATGAGCTTCGCCGTCGAGCACTTCCGGCGCCGCCAGCCCCACACCAGCGGTGCCCTCGTGTGGCAGTTCAACGACGTCTGGCCCGGGCTGACCTGGTCTCTCATCGACGTCGACGGCGTGCCGAAGTCGGCGTACTACGCTCTCGCGCGGGCAAGCGCTCCCGTGGCGGCGAGCTTCCGCGTCGCCGACGGACAGCTGGAGCTCTGGCTGGCCAACAACACCCGGGAGGAGATCGAGACGGAGCTGGACATCGAGGTGGGCCGCTTCGACGGCGCGGAGCGGAAGACCGAGCGGATCGCCGCACGGGTGCGGGCGGCGTCGTCGGCCATGCTCTGGTCCACGACGGCGCCCGACGACGGTGCGCACTATGCCTGGGTGTCGAGCCCCGACGGGCTCTTTCCCGATGCCCGGAAGCACTTCGCGGAGCTCGGCGAGCTCGCGCTGGGCGACAGCGAGGTGATCGTGGAGGCGACCGCTTCCGAACTGACGATCATCTCCGTCGGGTACAGCTACTCGGTGCGCATCGAGCAGCCCGTGCCGGGTATCCGGCTCAGCGACAACTGCTTCGACCTGCGCGACGGCGACCGGCGGACGATCACCGTGTCGGGTGTCGACGCCTCGACGCTGCGTGTCACGGCGACGCGACCCCGCGCCTCCGCGGGGGAGGAGGCGCTGTCGTGA
- a CDS encoding ATP-binding cassette domain-containing protein, whose protein sequence is MNQTLLDVEDLVVEYPAKGFRAKPYRALDGVSLSIMPGETLGLVGESGSGKTTLGRALLGLVPVAGGSVRFGGDEIGYLDRRARRALSSEIQVVFQDPYSSLNPSMSIGQILAEPLTATGTKSRRAAERVQDLLDAVGLPSDAATRLPREFSGGQRQRIAIARALALDPKLIVCDEPVSALDLSTQARVLDLFIELQERTGVAYLFITHDLAVVRHISHRVAVMHRGEIVETGTGEQVTSRPEHPYTRRLFLAAPLPDPDKQRERRLARTAMAVEVS, encoded by the coding sequence ATGAACCAGACTCTCCTCGACGTCGAGGACCTCGTCGTCGAATACCCCGCCAAGGGGTTCCGCGCCAAGCCCTACCGGGCCCTCGACGGCGTCTCGCTCTCGATCATGCCGGGCGAGACCCTCGGGCTCGTCGGTGAGTCGGGTTCGGGCAAGACGACGCTCGGCCGTGCCCTGCTCGGACTCGTACCGGTGGCTGGAGGCTCCGTCAGGTTCGGGGGAGACGAGATCGGATACCTCGACCGGCGTGCGCGACGCGCGCTGAGTTCCGAGATACAGGTCGTCTTCCAGGACCCGTACTCGTCGCTGAACCCGTCGATGAGCATCGGCCAAATCCTCGCCGAACCGCTCACGGCGACGGGAACGAAGAGCAGGAGAGCGGCCGAGCGCGTCCAGGACCTGCTCGACGCCGTGGGCCTACCGTCGGATGCGGCGACCCGCCTGCCCCGTGAGTTCTCCGGCGGGCAGAGACAGCGGATCGCGATCGCGCGGGCGCTGGCCCTGGACCCGAAGCTGATCGTCTGCGACGAGCCCGTCTCGGCGCTGGACCTCTCGACGCAGGCGCGCGTGCTCGACCTCTTCATCGAGCTCCAGGAGCGAACCGGCGTCGCCTACTTGTTCATCACCCATGACCTGGCCGTGGTGCGCCACATCAGTCACCGGGTCGCGGTCATGCACAGGGGTGAGATCGTCGAGACCGGCACGGGAGAGCAGGTGACCTCCCGGCCGGAGCACCCCTACACCCGGCGGCTGTTCCTCGCGGCGCCCCTGCCCGATCCCGACAAGCAGCGCGAACGTCGGCTCGCGCGAACGGCCATGGCCGTGGAGGTCTCCTGA